Proteins encoded within one genomic window of Neodiprion fabricii isolate iyNeoFabr1 chromosome 6, iyNeoFabr1.1, whole genome shotgun sequence:
- the LOC124184270 gene encoding 39S ribosomal protein L21, mitochondrial — protein sequence MAAFVGFSRVLAGVANNCMKRIGPRLLNNVSSPGVRLWQTSAAGLRSQALYDPKRAVPSHQEEVKDTTEEDEKITHDVIEKVNSIISTASAGRLFAIVHICGKQFKVTDNDVIIIQGRWPPNVGDKLTLEKVLLVGSSDFTLIGRPLLNRECVSVDATVIEKSLSHTKTHFKKKRRKQFMRINFVRTEHTMLRINSINIKGKLNERKEFEGLDRIF from the exons ATGGCGGCGTTTGTCGGATTTTCGCGTGTGCTGGCTGGAGTCGCGAATAATTGTATGAAAAGGATTGGTCCACGGCTTTTGAATAACGTCAGCTCACCAG GTGTTAGGTTATGGCAAACTTCTGCGGCTGGATTACGTTCGCAAGCCTTGTACGATCCTAAAAGAGCCGTACCGTCGCATCAAGAAGAAGTAAAAGACACCACAGAAGAGgacgaaaaaattacacacG atGTTATAGAAAAAGTCAACTCGATAATATCCACAGCGTCAGCAGGACGTCTGTTTGCCATAGTCCATATATGCGGCAAGCAGTTTAAGGTGACTGATAATGATGTCATTATCATACAGGGTCGCTGGCCTCCGAATGTCGGGGATAAGTTGACATTGGAAAAAGTCCTCCTGGTTGGTAGTTCGGATTTTACATTAATCGGAAGACCTCTTCTGAATAGGGAATGTGTGTCCGTTGATGCAACTGTTATTGAAAAGTCTCTTTCTCACACCAAAACTCACTtcaagaaaaagagaaggaaacaGTTCATGAGAATCAACT TTGTCAGAACGGAGCACACAATGTTGAGGATAAATTCTATCAACATCAAAGGCAAGTTGAATGAGCGAAAAGAATTTGAAGGATTGGACAGAATATTCTAA